The following are encoded together in the Heterodontus francisci isolate sHetFra1 chromosome 41, sHetFra1.hap1, whole genome shotgun sequence genome:
- the LOC137353288 gene encoding histone H1.0-like → MTENSTPVAPKAKRAKAARKTLDHPKYTDMIIAAIKAMNVHGSTSRQAIQKYIKQEYNVGDNANYQIKLSLKKLMDANVIKQTKGFGVSGSFRMNKGDEPKKALKKVARAPKKSAAPKKAQVARKTAKSSAKPKKTKGEKKKAKPPKKKAVVPKKSKKVTKPAKTKAKAKVMKKGSPMKPKGKKAKK, encoded by the coding sequence ATGACCGAGAACTCAACACCGGTGGCTCCCAAAGCGAAGCGCGCCAAGGCGGCCAGGAAGACCCTGGACCACCCCAAGTACACTGACATGATCATCGCCGCCATCAAAGCGATGAACGTCCACGGAAGCACCTCGCGGCAGGCCATCCAAAAGTACATCAAGCAGGAGTACAACGTCGGCGATAACGCCAACTACCAGATCAAGCTGTCGCTGAAGAAACTGATGGACGCCAACGTCATCAAGCAGACCAAGGGTTTCGGCGTCTCCGGGTCCTTCCGGATGAACAAGGGCGACGAGCCGAAGAAGGCGCTGAAGAAGGTGGCCAGGGCGCCCAAGAAGAGCGCGGCGCCCAAAAAGGCGCAAGTGGCGAGAAAGACGGCCAAGTCATCAGCCAAGCCTAAGAAGACAAAAGGGGAGAAAAAGAAAGCCAAGCCACCGAAGAAGAAAGCAGTCGTGCCCAAAAAGTCCAAGAAGGTGACAAAACCAGCCAAAACCAAAGCCAAGGCCAAGGTGATGAAGAAAGGTAGCCCCATGAAACCGAAAGGAAAAAAAGCCAAGAAGTGA